GCATCCTAACTCTCTAAGCAAATACGGAGTTACTAATGCGCCAACACCATTTCCTGGATCAATCACAACTTTAAGCTTTGCAGATCTTACTTTTTCTTCATTAATAAAGCTTTTAATTGATTCTTTATATTCTTCAAGCATATATGATTTATCAATTTTTTTTCTCATTTCACTCCAAGCAGAAAGCCGCCACTCCTTATTAAAGTATATTTTTTCAATAACTTCTTCTTTTTCTTTAACGATTTCAACACCATCTTTATCCATAACTTTTATTCCATTATATTCAGGTGGATTGTGACTTGCAGTAATCATAACACCTCCATTTACATTGTTTTTTCTGGTAATCCATTGCAAAGCAGGTGTAGGAAGCATCCCCACATCATAAACGGTGCATCCAGTTTCTATTAAGCCTGCTGAAACCAAGTAACTTAACACTTCACTGCTTTTTCGTCCATCTCTACCAAGAATAACTTCTCCACTATTAAAAAATGCTCCTATAGCTAAACTTAACTCGAAAACTAATTGAGGCGTTAACTCTTTATTAACTATACCTCTAACACCATTAGTTCCAAATAATTTTTTTTCCATTATTAAATTCACCTTATGATGTTTGGCCCAATAATATCTTCTTCAACCTCTTTAAATGGACAAATTTTAACGTTATTAATTATTCTTATCCCTTTATTAACAATTACTTTAGAGCTTAAAATTGAATCCTTAATTTCAACATTTCTATCAATAAAAGCTTCATCTCCAATTATTGATCCTGTAATAACTGAAGCTCTTCCAATATGAACTTTCTGAAATAAAATTGAATTTGAAATTTTAGCTTCATTATGCACTATGCATTCATTGTTAATCACTGCGTATGGACCTATCTCACCATTAATTTTAGATTTTGCACCTATAAATGCTGGAGGATTTATTTTTGCGTTTCTCCCAATTTTCACGTTGCTTTCAATAAATAAATTACCTTCTAAATTATCTAAGAGCATAAAGTTAGCTTTAACAAAATCGTTTAACTTTCCTATATCAATCCATAAACCGTTATATTTGTATCCTAAAAGTTTTTTTTCGGAAGCCAAAATTGGAAAAACATCTTTTTCTAATGAAACTTTCCCAAGCCTTATATAATTAAATATTTCTTTTTCAGCCAGATAAATTCCAGCATTAATTAATTTGCTTATAGTAGATTTTGGTTTTTCAATAAATTCTTCAATAAACATTTCTTCATTTAATTTTACAACTCCAAATCTGCTTGGATCATCAACTTCATGTAATGCTATAGTAGCAATTGGATGTTTTTCATTATGAATCTTTAAAATTCCTGAAATTTCCTCTTCAAATAAAATATCCCCATTCATAATGAAAAATGGATATTCATCAATAAGTTTCTCCGCTTTTTTTATTGGTCCACCAGTTCCTAAAGGAACTCTTTCAAAAGAATATACAATATTCACTCCAGCGTAGTTTTTTCCAATTTCCTTTTTTAATTCTTTAGCTAAATAGTTAACAGCCAATATAACTTTATCCACTCCAATTCTTGATAAAACTTCTAAATTCCGTTTTAAAATTGGTTTACCTAAAATTGGAAATAACAATTTGGGTTTAACACAAGTTAAAGGTCTAAGCCTTGTTCCATACCCTCCAGCTAAAATAATTGCTTTCATTAGCGGAAACCTCTTTATTTATCTTTCTCAAGTATAAAATAAAATTTTTGAATTAAATTGAAAGGTGTTTATACACTTATAATAAATGTTAAGAAAGATTTTAAAACAAAAATTGGAAGTTTAGGTATTATTGAGTTTAAAAAAGGAGTTTACCTTTATACCGGTTCAGGTATAGGCGTTTCATCTTCAATAGAAGATAGAATAAAAAGACATGTAACACGAAAAAAGAAAAAATTTTGGCATATAGACTATTTATTAAGTGATGATAATGAAGCTAAATCTATAGCTGCTGTAGCTTCAAAATCAAATAAGGCATATGAATGCTTAATTAACAATTTAATACTTAAACATTTTAATGGAGAAGTTTTAAAAGGATTCGGTTCTTCAGATTGTTTTTGTGAAGCTCATCTAATAAAAATTAATAATAGCAAAATTAATGAAGTAATATCTGAATTAAAAATTGTTTATATGCAAGCAAAGTTAAAACCTTTCATCCTAACTTTTATATAACCTTTATTTTTTCGGAATTAAAGTTTTTTCCATCCCATATAAAAGAGGCAAGCGTTTTTAATGGAATCGAATAAATAATATAGGAGTAACCTTCATAAAAAGCTAATAATTTATCTATTTCTGATGGGGATGCATTTGAGTGAGGATGAGTATGATAAAAACCTAAGATTTCTAGAGAGTTTTTTTCTATTTCTTGAAAAATCTTTAATTGTTCTTCAGGATCCATTTCATATCTAATTGGGGATTTTATCCTATTTTTAACTTCATAAACTTTTTTAACAAGTTTTTTTTCTCCAACTTTTTTACCCGCTATTATTCCGCAAGCTTCATTAGGAAATTCTCGCATAGCATGAAACACTATTTTTTTTAAGTTATCTTTAGTTATTATAAGCAAATTTAAATCCTCCAGATAAACAAAAAAGAAAATTGATTTTAAAATTTTATGGTAGTTAAGAAACAGTTATTTATTTCTTTTATCTATATGCATTTACTCCATCGATTATGAATTGAATGGAAATAGCAGCTATAAATATTGCCATTAATCTAGCAATTACTGTTGAGCCTATTCTTCCCAAAAAAGAGTGAATTTCATCAATAAACTGAAGAGTAAGCCAAACTAAAAAGAAAACTATTAATACAGCAAGGAAAGTTGCTAAAAAACCTGATGTTTGAATTATTACAATAGCTGTTGTAATAGCTCCTGGTCCAGTTAAAAGTGGAAAAGCTATTGGAACGGCTCCAATATTTTCAGGTGAAATAACTTTTTCAGTCCATTCACCATAAATTAAAATTTTAATTGATATTATTAACAGTAGAATGCCACCCGCAATCATAAAGCTATAAATTGAAATATTAAATAAGTTAAGTAAATGCTTTCCAGTTACTACAAATAATATAAGTAGGAAAAAAGCAACAATTGTAGCTGTGTTAAAAGCCTTCTTTTTATCTTTCTTTTTCATATCTTTAGTTAAACCTATGAATAATGGAATGTTTCCTAAGGGATCTATAACAATTAAAAGCGCTATAACAGCTTTAAAAAGGCTTAG
This is a stretch of genomic DNA from Candidatus Bathyarchaeota archaeon. It encodes these proteins:
- a CDS encoding NDP-sugar synthase, with amino-acid sequence MKAIILAGGYGTRLRPLTCVKPKLLFPILGKPILKRNLEVLSRIGVDKVILAVNYLAKELKKEIGKNYAGVNIVYSFERVPLGTGGPIKKAEKLIDEYPFFIMNGDILFEEEISGILKIHNEKHPIATIALHEVDDPSRFGVVKLNEEMFIEEFIEKPKSTISKLINAGIYLAEKEIFNYIRLGKVSLEKDVFPILASEKKLLGYKYNGLWIDIGKLNDFVKANFMLLDNLEGNLFIESNVKIGRNAKINPPAFIGAKSKINGEIGPYAVINNECIVHNEAKISNSILFQKVHIGRASVITGSIIGDEAFIDRNVEIKDSILSSKVIVNKGIRIINNVKICPFKEVEEDIIGPNIIR
- a CDS encoding GIY-YIG nuclease family protein, encoding MKGVYTLIINVKKDFKTKIGSLGIIEFKKGVYLYTGSGIGVSSSIEDRIKRHVTRKKKKFWHIDYLLSDDNEAKSIAAVASKSNKAYECLINNLILKHFNGEVLKGFGSSDCFCEAHLIKINNSKINEVISELKIVYMQAKLKPFILTFI
- a CDS encoding M67 family metallopeptidase, producing MLIITKDNLKKIVFHAMREFPNEACGIIAGKKVGEKKLVKKVYEVKNRIKSPIRYEMDPEEQLKIFQEIEKNSLEILGFYHTHPHSNASPSEIDKLLAFYEGYSYIIYSIPLKTLASFIWDGKNFNSEKIKVI
- a CDS encoding MarC family protein; this translates as MESFTLSLFKAVIALLIVIDPLGNIPLFIGLTKDMKKKDKKKAFNTATIVAFFLLILFVVTGKHLLNLFNISIYSFMIAGGILLLIISIKILIYGEWTEKVISPENIGAVPIAFPLLTGPGAITTAIVIIQTSGFLATFLAVLIVFFLVWLTLQFIDEIHSFLGRIGSTVIARLMAIFIAAISIQFIIDGVNAYR